A window of Rhizoctonia solani chromosome 5, complete sequence genomic DNA:
GCAAGGAAGTTTGTTCTGCCGTGGCCTACCTGCATGAACACAATATCGTGAGCTCAATGACTTTTCGATACGTCCAATGTTGAGTAGTCTTTTTTGCAGGTGCATGGTGATATCAAAGCGGTAAGCACTCCTAAAATACTTGCTCTACGAAATCCCTCCAAATTTATCATGATTTCTAGCTCAATGTTCTAGTCTCGCAAGATAGGTCTCTCAAACTTATCGACTTCAATAGTTCCACCATCAGCAACCATTCGTTACAATTGTCCACACCAAATTCACAAATGCAGTCTTTCTTTTGGGCAGTAAGCCATAATGAGCCCTGAAATGGGGATATGTTCTAAAATATTGCGTAGCCTCCAGAGATATTGAATGGCGATACTGAAAGAACGTTCGCTGCAGACGTATACTCGCTTGGAATGGTGAGTGCTTCACTATTATGCGGCTCGATGACTCGATCTGAGTGGCGCGATTAAATCTAGACTCTACTTGTGCGTGTCCCATTTAAACGGCTCAGATCACGCTGAATGAGTTGCAGGAAATTATAACGGGAGAATATCCATTTGCTGGTGTACTTCCCCAGCGCGTCGTGGCAGGCGTGCTATATCACGGCTTATTCCCAGTCCGTCCATATTGCTGCTTACCGCCGAAACATCAGGCATGTGATGGCTTGTGGACTCTTTTCAAGGACTGCTGGCTATTCTATCCAGAAATGCGACCTTCTGTGACTGAGGTAAGGGAAAAGGTTAGTGCTATCCTGGCCCGCTATCATAGAACAGGCGGCTTTACTGATTTCTCCAGGTATTCGGTACTTTTATTGACCCTGCTGATTTATCGCCTGGGGACCATGGCGGGCGGATTGGCGGGCAGTGTGGAATGTGCCATATTCATAATTTACCCGATGAGTCGGAGTAACAATTTACCATTCCAAGTGTCTGCCCTTTTCGATTTTAGACCATTTATATCGATGTCAAGTTTCACCTGTGCATTAGACAGAGTCACCCCGACTTTGGTACAGTGGCATTGACTCGATGGAGACCAGTCCAGTGCTACGTGCATCAAGAGTAAGAAAATCAAGAATTGGTTGACTACCCGTAAGATACGTGCAAGATCTGGCACGGTCAGAAGGCCAAATAAACGGTCCGTCGGATACGGGCCGACTCCGCTCCGATGATCTAGGTAGGACCCCAGACGCATGCACCTCCCGTAAGACGGAAGTGGCACAGCCGCGTGGGTGGAGTCTACATTTCTAGACCAAGCATGATTCGTCTCCTTGACCAATTTGCAATTACACCAACGGACCATAAATGCAATCGTTTTTAACATACAACGTCATATATGAGTATATAAAGAAATAAAAGTCAGTAGCCTGTGACATGTCTGGCGTGTTTGGCCCCACTACTTGTGCGCGGATGAGGTCCTTGCAAGGTATATGGGGCCACGGAAACAGGGGACCTTGGAACGACGGTTGCGTTTACATGACCACCTCATTTTTGAGGACGCCAGAGACCATTATTACAAAGGTCAACATTTTATTGTATTTTTGTGCGTTGCATGCATGTGTTACAATGTGTTTGTGGTACGTACAAATTGTGGTCTGCATACAAAATGGCTGCCAAGACTGGACCCTGAGCAGTTTAGAATAATTTAGACTCACTTGCATGTCTGGAAGGGGGGGTCACCCCCCCTTCCAGACTTAGTCGTCTGACCTCACTTCCAGAAGTCTGGAAGGGGGTCCTTGGCGGCTGTTGGGGCGGATGCTAACAAATTTGACTTTTGGCTAGGGTCTTTATTTGCATCCGGAGAGTCTGGAACGTCCAGACGGCTAAATGACGCTCCAGATGCCGGTTTCTaccttacgggtagtcaaCCATTAAGGGGTGCTTAGTCAGACTCATTTGGTATGAGTATTCAGGATGTTACTTCGCAGATATCATAGTAGGGTCCTTGGCAAGAAACATCCAAAAGGCCTGTCTGAGTGAAAGTATTTGGGTTGACTAGAACTTCAAATACAGTAAGTTTCTTTTGGCAACTATTCACAAGTGGTGCTAAAAACTGAGTAAATGCTATGTTCAAATCAGGATATCTCTACGATAATTTTTCCCATATTTTTGTTCGCCTCCATCTCTTTATGCGCTTCTGCCACTTCTGTCCATTTGTAGGTCTGTTTGCCGATCAGAATGAGATGATGATCTCGACCGCAGAGTACGTACCTTATGGATATACACTTTGAGTTCTTCgccctggaaatgggaccCACATTCGTCCCAGAAGCGCTTTACAAGGGCGGCTTGATATTCTGGCGAACGCGATCGCAACGTCGATCCTTGTACACGAAGTCGTTTGTAGAGTAGCTTCACTAGGTTAACTTTCGGAACCTCGGGCCCTAGGATTGAAGTGGAGTGAGAAGCTTAAGGCCATGTGATGCGGTTATCCACGAACCACTCATCGAAGCCAGGATCACCATCCTTCCGTCCTTTGCGAGTGCATCAATATTCTTATCCCAGTAGTCAGGTCCAATAAAGTCAATAATGACATTGACGCCCTGACCATCTATTTGAGGTTAGAGCTACTCTGTAACGCGGATCTGAAAGCTAACCAGTAATCTTTGCTACTTCCTCGGCAAAGTTTTGTTCTCGATAGTTCACACCATGTGTTGATCCCTTCGGCATGTTATGCAAAAAATCGAGTTTGTCCTTTGATGATGCGGTTGTGATTACATGCTTTCTATAGATCCTAGTCGTTAGGAAACGTAAAACCATCAGGTCCACGGGACTTACGCTCCATAAAGCCGTGCTAATTGGTTGGCCGCAACGCCAACGCCACTCGCGCCGGCGTGGATCAAAACGTCTTCGCCAGATTTCAACTCGGATATCGATATCAACGCCTGGAACGCTATGGCATATGCGCAAGTCTGAGAAATCAGCTCGATGAGTAATCGACATGGCTAACCGGTTATGAAGTTTTCCGGGATAGCCGCGGCTTCGACCCAGCTCAAGTTCTTGGGCTTAGGCATGACGTTCCCGGCAGAGAGGGTGATATACTCTGTGAATTGGTTGAGTTAAGTTCAGGTAAAACAATAAGAGAACTAAATGTACCTGCGTAGGCTCCCTATGTTTTGAGTTTAGATACAATGGAATGGACGGTTGGAGGAATTAAACTCACACCATATGCCAAACCGATTACTTCCTGGCCAACCTCGAATCCAGAGACCTCTGAGCCCAGCTCTTCGATTGTTCCAGAAAACTCGACTCCCAGGATATCTGATACTCCAGGTGGGACAGGATATCCTCCTTTTCGTTGCCTATAAATGTGGATGGGCATGTTAGCATATGTGCCATTCGAGGAGTGCTGGGGCGTACATTATATCCATTCGGTTGAGCCCGAAAGCTACAATCTACTCTTCGAGTTGGTATGTGACGGACAAGGGGTCCTCTAGGAATAGAAACTATGCATATAGCATACGCACCTTGACGAGCACTTCTTTCGCATCTGGACTGGGCTTTGGCCGTTCGCCAATGTACAGGTCATCCGCTGATTGACCATTGTTTTTTACTAGTACCGCTCGCATTTTCGTTTATTTTGGCTGCTGTACCCGAGTTTGTCCCCGAAAGCCTCAAGCTAAATGTGGTTTAGATGAAAAGGTGATGGGCGGGAAGACGTCATTAAAGCTGACATAATCACATAAGCGCCGTGCGCAACATTTGCTCCAGCCTTAATGTACTGCTCCGCCGAGGTCCGCAGTGTCAGGATTGTAGAGTTCTCAAGTATCCATGGGAGTGGTCCGACTTGCATATCAAGATATCCATTCGCCATAATCTACGCGCATGATAAAGACCACCGAGAAATATTGAGTCCAGCCTCCGAGCCTTACCCATTGTATCTGTCCCCTTCCTGCGTTCCGAATGATTCCCATGATTAGTCTGCGACCTCAGTCGCTTGGATAGCAGGAAGCGTGAACATCGGCGACTTGAAGCAGTGAGACCATGTTACCATTACTTATTGTAGTGTACAGCCACAGGGTCTCATCAACTCGGGGACCGGTGGATCAGCGACAGTTCCTGATCGGTGCAGTTTTGTTTCCATGGTGCTATTTACTTCCGCTTGGCTGATCCCCTGAGGTGGATCATGTTTATTTGGACTTGTGATGGACCAAGGTATTGTAACCTTAACCACCATCTGTTGGGAGAATCCAGGGTGAAATGTCTGCCCTGCTTGGAGGGTTGGGCTCCTCGTACGCGAAGCCTCGGCCCAAGGAGGATACGGTCAAGAGTGGATCCACTTCGAGTGAAGATAGTCCCATCGAAAAGGTGAGTCCCTTCTCAATGTTCATTATGAACCTCATGACAAAACTATTGGCCCAGGTTGGAAATCGCCAACAAGATCCTCACCTCGGCATCGCGGAAACGCCGATCGACCAAGAAAACCCTCAAATTCATTTCGAGTCGGCAGCGAGCAATGTTCGAGAGGTTAGTTCTGCTCGCTCTTGTTTGGGGAACTTACTCAAAAGCGCCAGTATTTACCGACGGAAACCCAATCTGAAGACTACGGATTGGGGAAGGAAGCCAAGTTTTGGAAGACGTATGTGAAAGAGACTGATCGCTGGGATGGAGAACTTGTTGATGGTTGGAATAAGTGAGATTTTTCACCATTAGCTTGGTGATCGCATACTGAGAAGGGCTCGTTTTGCTAGGTCTTTGGATGTTCTTCTGGGTGAGTCGGCCCACGATTTCATTGCAATCGAGCCTAATACTGATAAAAGACTCCAGTATTCGTGAGTTATTAGAGTTTCTATCCATGATTCTTATGGTTATAATATCTCACTGTAGGCGGCACTGTTTTCGGCCATAGTAACAGCGTAAACTCCAATATACTTTGCTCTGGTATAATTGATTGACATATATGTTTGTTAGATTTATCGTTGAAAGCTCCAGTCTACTCCAAGAGGATCCGGCCGATGTATCCGCGCAGACGCTTCTGATTATTTCTCAGACATTGCTGGCTATGAGCAACAACACACAGCCTATCGAGTTGACCCCGACCTCCTCTACCCCTTTCGCTCCCTCTCGTTCTGCTGTTGCGGTTAACGTCCTCTGGTATCTATCGCTCGCTCTCAGTGTGAGCACTGCGTTTCTCGCCATCCTCGCAAAGGAGTGGTGCCATTCTTTTATGATTGGCCGTACTGGACACCCATGCCTCCAAGCTCGTCGGCGCCAACGAAAGTGGACAATGATAGAGCGCTGGAAAATGCGGGAGCTCATTTTGGTATTGCCTTCCCTCATTCATTTATCACTACGTAAGTGTAAGTCATGTGCTTTCTGGTACCAACTAACGAGGCCCGACTGCAGTACTATTTGCCATCGGACTATGCATCTATGTATGGGATCTAAACTCGACTGTCGCAATCCCTGTTTTCTGTGTATGCGGGCTAGTCGTTGGATTCTACATCTGGTCAAGTCTGGCAGCGTCGGTTCTGAAATCTTTCCCGTATACGACAATGGCATCGAGAATTCTACGATCCGGATTCGTGAAGCCTCTCCATATTTTTCTACGATACGGAGCCGCAACCACCTTGCTACTGATTTATATAACGGCCATCATCATTATGCTTTGCCTCATATTCTTAACCATCTGTATCCCATCATGCGGATACGCTATTGCCGGATGGGTAAATCCAATGTTGGATTGGTTCCAAAGATTGGTCGACTGGCTTATCGATGATGACCtggacaaacaagaagaagaaccGAGTCAAGATATTGTTGCCAGTCAAGCCATAAGTTGGATGATCACGAACTGCGAAGTACCTCGTTCTGTGGATGTTGCGTTGCAGGCGATTGCTGGGGCGAATAAGCGGCTTCCCCGAGAGCCGCTGGAGGAGTGTAAGGCTGCCCTGGTTATATCACGTCGACTGGGATCTGGAGATTTATATAGCAGAGCGGGAACAAGGCTCGTTTCGCTCTACATCCGTGCCCTGTTCGTTCTTGGATCCAATGCCGAATCGATGAACGATTCACACAAAGATGAATTGGAGATTATGATACGGGACCTCCAGGCAGGCAGCAAAAAGTAGGTGGATATTTTCTTCTTAATGCCATCGTCCATTTAACTCAAGCCATCTTGCTAGCCAGGTGACGAATTTAATCACTGATGGCACATTCGTGCCGAACTCACAAAACCTCGAAGCGCTTCGTATTGGCAGTAACGCTCCGCACCAGTGTCTTATACTTGTCAATAATCCACAAAACGCGGACCCCCTACCACTAGCCCAAGTCACCCGTTTGCTACAGGATCATATCGACGACTCCAAGCCGCTTCATCCTGCTGCACTACTCTCCTTGGTCAATGCAATTGCAATGCTTGCGTCGTGTGCACCGAACAAGGGCGTTTCGAACCCAGCTCTCATTATCATCCATTTGCTCCACAACGTCCTTTCCACTCCGCCCACTACGAAAACCAGTCTGTTCGAAATGTCTGGTATCTTGGCCGTTTGTGCACTCTCGCAAAGCCGGTCTGTTGCGTCTCCGGGGGTGGCCCAGCTAAACTGCTTGATACGCACAGAGCAATCCCTGCGCGCGCTCGCCGATTACATGCAAGGAAAAACAAGCTCGAAAATTGTTTTCTGGTCCAGTGTACTGGAGCTATCGTCCCACCCTGAAGCTTATGGCCTTGACGCTTCATCTGAACCAGACTCCGAGTGCCTACTACCAGCCTCTGGTATATCGTATCCTGAAACAGACTTGACATCCATGATCAGTCACTTGCATGTTCATGCCACTACGGCATTTTCCGATATTGTGGATAAACTCTTTTCATCTGCTCCCGTCGACAGAGATCTAGTCGAGCAATACGTGCAGAACATTgatggcgcatatagtgTGGCGCAGATTCAAACACCACCTACGCAAGTCTACGTCTTTTTGCTGGAATGCCTCTGCCACAGTCATATGCAAGATGGTATAGCTGAGAAATGTGGACAGCTCCTTTCCCGATTGTCTTTCCCTCAACTTTCGCTCGAGCTCGTCCGCTATCTTAGGGACCGTGACATCATTCCCCGGCTCCGTGATCGAAT
This region includes:
- a CDS encoding Zinc-binding dehydrogenase → MRAVLVKNNGQSADDLYIGERPKPSPDAKEVLVKIVAFGLNRMDIMQRKGGYPVPPGVSDILGVEFSGTIEELGSEVSGFEVGQEVIGLAYGGAYAEYITLSAGNVMPKPKNLSWVEAAAIPENFITAFQALISISELKSGEDVLIHAGASGVGVAANQLARLYGAKHVITTASSKDKLDFLHNMPKGSTHGVNYREQNFAEEVAKITDGQGVNVIIDFIGPDYWDKNIDALAKDGRMVILASMSGPEVPKVNLVKLLYKRLRVQGSTLRSRSPEYQAALVKRFWDECGSHFQGEELKVYIHKTYKWTEVAEAHKEMEANKNMGKIIKLTVFEVLVNPNTFTQTGLLDVSCQGPYYDICEKPASGASFSRLDVPDSPDANKDPSQKSNLLASAPTAAKDPLPDFWK